A stretch of DNA from Cryptomeria japonica chromosome 4, Sugi_1.0, whole genome shotgun sequence:
AAAAATTGAGAGGCCTAGTCCCGCACGAAAAGGAGAAGCTAAAAAATGCACTTGTAATAATTGTTAAGGGATCCATGCTCTGCGCTAAACAGCTTTCCTCTAAAAAGTTTTTCAGGTTAAAATAACAACTGCTCATTTCTCATGTTGTCTACACATATAACATACCTTTATTTGTCATGGTTAAATTTGTGATAGTGGCCCCCTAATTATCGTTACAAGTTAACAGCTATTTGATCTTATCTACGAATTTTATGTTGTAGCTTTCTGAAAAGTTCCCTAGATTCGAAGAATTTGAGCAGCCTCCGCTCGGAAATACACCTTCTCTATCCAGACCTTAAGTTAACAGCTGTAATAGCCATATTGCAGCAGAAGCAGCAGCCCAAAAGACTACCTGTGACACAGTCAGATTACCCACCTCATGCAGGTATctataaataattttttgttgcaCTGGATATTTGTTTTCCAACGTCGTTTGCATTTACATCCCAATGGATTAGATGTCAACTATTAATAAATGCTGATACATGATTTTATGCGAGATCACTGTGATTTTTCTTACTAATTTGGCGGAGCATCATTTAATTGGTTCAACTTTTTCATAATTTACACTCTTGCCTTATGTCTCCAAATGTGTGTTAGGTCCTCCCTCTATGCTTACTCTATCGTTTTCAATATAAACACCATTTCTCTATATGATAGCTCCAATAGTAAATCATGTTATGTATGGATtacaattttcttttaattatgttTAATAAAGGAGGATGCACATTATATCTATACAATCATACTAGCTTTTAGAATAAAGAACTTATGGGATAGTAGTATTTACCTTTGGGTACAGTCACTATAATAATATCTCAAATAAAAGTAATATAGAAAATTATAATTGAGGTATAAGTTCTATATGAAGGTTTTCTCCTTAAATTAGCACTCCAAAGTATACATAAAGCATTCATTTCTTCTTGTTTCTACAGTTTTTTTGTGTTCTTTTTGTAAGTTCATTACAACCACATTATTTTCATACAAAAATTTATAAATTTCTTAGCATCATTACTCATACTCTATCCAATCAATAACTAAAGTGTGCACTTTatctaatttattaattatttgccTCATtgtttaccatatatatatatacatatacatatacataacatatacatatatatttacatatacatatgtatgtacatgtacatgtacatatacatacatacatacatacatacatacatacatcctcAATTTTTGGTCTTTACTTTGATTAGGTATTTTAATACTTAACTTGTTCATGCACTAACTCCACTATCTCAACCATCGGAGATACATATATTAATCTCTTTACCTTATGTCCAATTTCTAAATTGGGACCTAagattatattaaattattttataattggCCTCTCACCACCCTTATTACAAAGATTTTAAGCCTatgaaatttctagagctaagcCATTTTAGTAACTCTAGCAAAGTGATGGTTCAAAATGTACATTTATATGCTAGTGCTTGAGCTGATTTTAGTTCTACCATGTGGTTTTTTTAGTGTGTTCTCTACGTGTCTCTTCCTCATAGGCTTGAGTTCCTCATGTTTCACTTTAGGTTCCAAATTCCTAATTGAACAATTTTTATTTAGGAGATAAAATTTATTGATTCTTCAAATGACACCTTCTTCTTATTGATATTCAACGGTGTCATAAAATTATAAAACTAGGAGGGAAGATTTGTCAAAGTGATCAAAACTATAAATTTATCTTTCATTGTCTCTCCAAgcactataaattttttttttatcatagttCTAAGATCTAATACAATAACTTCTCTACTTTATTCCAAACCTTTATAATGAGTGTATGAAGCTTGGACTAGGGATGGAGGATATTTTTCTAGTTCTTCACCTAGCATGTCATGGAAATAGCATCATAGATCTCCTCTGATAATGTCATGTCATAAACATGTGGTTAAAATTTGTTACAAATGTAGATTATAATCAACATCAAGGATTTTCATTAGTACTTTCATACTTCTTCCTCTCATCTACGCTAGTTGGATGTTGTATTATGCCAATAAAATCCCCCAAATATCTCCAAAGTGGATAATTATCCACATTTTTCTTCCAAGTTGCATAGTTGGACCCTCTGGGGAATTGCACATTTGTAGAGAGAAACTTTGGTGTGGACATGATGACACcacaaaataacaaaacaaaatattgattccataaaaattatattatttttaaaaattaatttttagttacaCACCATTTTATGGATGAATACAAGTTGAAGATAATCTCATTATGCTTATGCAATCAAATTGAGATGCTTGTGTGGGTATTCTACTTCGCATTTATCATGTGCATTAGAGATATCCTCAAACTTTTCAGAAATCTTCTTTTATTTGTATTGCACATCAAGAAAGAAGAACTTGAGTATCCCCTGtcaaatcaattcatcaatttgtAAGTTTTTTGCATTTTGGAGAGCATCTAGTAGAGAAAAGTATAATCTGGTGCTCTTTGTGACTTCACCTTAGCTTCTTTATTGCTTCTCATCTTCAAGGTTGACTATAGAACTATAGCAATTGACTAGAAAAATCTACATCCAATACTTATAGGATACTAGCATTGTTCACAAATCTACATAATAGGATGCTCATTACAACATATTAAATGCCTTCTATTTAGTATCTCTAGTTATAATTGCATGAGATCACATTTCTTTCATAGTTGTTATACAAGTCTTGTTATGTCCaacactatcaagataaaaaataaGCTTGACATTAAAAATAAACTTGAATGTCAAGCAGTGAAAAAAAAAACACTTCATATATGTAATTTGTTTTCTTGAAACTACTTCAAAATGATTTTTACTCAATGTTCCTTAAATAGGTTGGAGTTTTTATATTCGTATTACCTTCAAATTAGTTGCACATTCAAATGCCCAAGCACATCTTCATGGTAACTTTTGTTTTTGGATGCCTCAGTTTACAAACATTAGTCCTTACAACCCTAATTCCTTCAATGCCTTATGTGGTCCTGATCTAGTAGAAAAATCATTTCTCCTCCCGTCGCATGTCATAGGCATATGAATGAATTGTTTCCACCAAAGCAAAGCACTAGCAAGCACGATAACCTCGTAACAAGCTTTACGCTCCATAATAACACAACCATACCATGAAACAAAAACCCAAGATCTAATAACAAAGCCTTTGGCGGAGAAGGAGATGAATACACAAAGGGGACTAGCGAGTAGCAATGAACAGCCACCGGGTCACTAAAACCAAGGTTTTGGCTAAGGAGCTGATAGAATACACTGGTTTTATAGTGTATTTATAAGTTTAATACTTATAAATATCTTATGAGGCTGGTGTATTCTATCCGTTTCGTAGATGGTGTTCAATAAAGGTTTTGATTATGAGACCGATAGAATGCCCCATCATTATCTATTTCATCCACGTCCGTAGAAACCCTTCCTTCACCGCTACTATCATTGCCTCGTCCCATGCATGCGATTTCCAGAAAAAAATTAAGCCACAGATGTATCCCTTGGTGGAATGGAAATGCCCCTATATACACGTTACAACTGCTTCATAGATAGAGAGATATGGATTTGGTCTTTTCTTATCGAAGTCTTACAAATTTAATTTTCTTCCATGCAAATCCACTCTTCATCCTCAAATGGTAGTTTCCTTTCTTCCTTTTAACATCCCACACACATTTATTATGTTTCttttaaattaaaaactaattttttttctaGTTTCCTATCTTCCTTTTAACATCCCACACACATTTATTGTGTTTCttttaaattaaaaactaatttttttctttactttcataTGGCTTATGTGATTTTTATTCTAGTGTTTTATAAATATATGTCAACCTCTACAAACCAACATCTAATAGCATCGATGTCACAAAAATGAAAACACAAACATGTACAGGGGCACAAAATATTATGCTATGATAGATAAATTATGAATCCATCTTGATTTTATTTACTAAACCATAAATGTCACAACAACTTAAAATTTGTCACAACAACTTAAAATATTTCTAACCTCTCAAAACTCCCCTTTATTCCTCTTTCATTCTCATCACTCCAAAATTGGGTATTTTAACCCTTTCTATTCCTTACTTCTACACAAATCATTTTTCTTCATCCTCATGTATTCCTTACTCGTGTATTCTTACTATCATCCCATTAATCTTTCCTATATTTCATATCGCTTAAAATTATTATCTTGTTTTTTATGTGTCCTATCTTATTTTACTCCTCTTTTCATGAATCTCACTAATATCATCTATGAGCCTTTTTTATTTATGTTCTATTATCCTATTGAATCTCTCTTTCCTATATGCCCTTATGACATAAGACAAGATTACCAATGCATCTTACGAGCATGTCGGCTCCTTATGCACTATACTATGATGCAACCTTCTCCatcttttttaaataatattatgtaGCTTCATTTGCATTCTCTCTCTCATCTCATATTCTCTCAAAGTCTCCCTTCTTTACCATAGATCCTCACAAAAATGACATAAAAAAGATGCAGGAGCAGATTTTGAAGGATGGCTTCCCAAGCCACAACTCTGGAAAATCAATAAATTTTAGAGATACAGAAGAGGGTAAGAAGTGCTTAAAAGAAGCTTTTAAAAAAGATAAGAACCCCGTCTTTCTCTACATTGACAATGCTCTGCGGGAAGAAGAGCTCAGTGAGCTTTTGCCCGAAGGCTTGGAGGACCTTGGCAAGCATATCAGACTTCTATTAACAACAAGAAACTTGAGTGCCACAAATGTGTTTAAAAAAAAGTTTCGCCAAGAATATCTTGTCGAACCCCTCCAGAATACAGATGCCAAGAAAGTTTTGTGCAAAGATGCTAAGAATCTTGATCGTATCAAAGATGATGTTGACGAGATCTTGAATATTTGCGACGGGGTTCCTCTTGTTCTAAAGATTGTTGGTGCTCATTTGGAAAATCAGGGATTCAAGAAGGACAACTGTAATCAGATACTAAGTGCTTTGAAGAAAGGGGAAGTAATTAAAGAAAAAGACCTCAGCCGATGTATGGTGGATTTTGTATTCAAGACGCTTGAAGAAAGCACCCAAGAAGCGTTTTTGGACATATGCTGTTTCTTTCATCTTTTTCCGCGTACAAGTGTGGAGTATGCTGTTGGATCGATGGAGGTCAAAGCACTTGAAGGCGCAGCATTGATCAAATTTAAGGTGATTCCAGAATACTATGCCCCAATGCAGAAGCATGAGGAGCTCGTGCTTGTTCATGATGTGATCAAAGAAAAGGGGCGAAACATGGCACGATTAAACAGAATTAGAGGCATTAAATCTTTTGAAGCAGCTGTAGCAGAAAAGGTATTCCCAGTTACAGTTAGTACTTTTAAACATTTTGGTGATCGCGCTCTGACGATTTT
This window harbors:
- the LOC131034395 gene encoding probable disease resistance protein RPP1; translation: MQEQILKDGFPSHNSGKSINFRDTEEGKKCLKEAFKKDKNPVFLYIDNALREEELSELLPEGLEDLGKHIRLLLTTRNLSATNVFKKKFRQEYLVEPLQNTDAKKVLCKDAKNLDRIKDDVDEILNICDGVPLVLKIVGAHLENQGFKKDNCNQILSALKKGEVIKEKDLSRCMVDFVFKTLEESTQEAFLDICCFFHLFPRTSVEYAVGSMEVKALEGAALIKFKVIPEYYAPMQKHEELVLVHDVIKEKGRNMARLNRIRGIKSFEAAVAEKRLESIKGIDLFLNKDHSSYVLEKEHLNSMSKSLRFLKLGPKIKVSAPSETTFPELRYLYLSDIFSCVPFHSEALETLAVYVGHLPNDNCICKKFTQDQYIQARPEMHSGAIKADQNASAFLSRRIVCKLIIDEDAPSGTPEFQSIGTTGMKWRSWQRVVELKALQYLNLKGCTSLKKLPSTFGELRALQGLNLEGCSSLEEIAGFKRLIGLKYLNARNCPKLSLSSATSPASDLRIKNKEEMKIEEKQQTMVD